tCCAAGACCCTTCCACTTTTCCCTCACCCACAATAAAGAACGAACATTGACACAACACACTGAATTACGAAGGAGAATTTGCATGCTAAATAGACGCAAACCCGGGAGAGGCTCTCCATCCAGGGAGTAAGCCGTCCCGGCAGagatttttttggttgtaATTCACTATTGTGAGATTGAttaaggttttttgtttttggttcgcGTTGTGCCGAAATAGTCGAAACAGTGCTAGCGGTGTTGTCCAAGCAACATCCCCGAAAGGTGGAAGAACGTAGATGTTGAACACATCCGTTGCAcctcttgttgtttttttagcaTGGGTTTTATAGGCGTACGCGTACGGGAAGCGAATACCTTGTCCTTCTCATTACACTTTTTCTACGTGCTGGCACGTGCTCGGGCTTGCCGCGCGAGGCTGTTAACTTCGATCCGTGGCGACCTGTGGTCGCGGTTCGGTGGCCGTTTCGCTGACGATCAGCGAGACGGAACCGTGCCGCGACTGGGAGCGTGGTTTAAGCGACTTGAGCTGTGTCGTACCGTTGTACTGTACGGCCACGTCACCACAGCTGCTCAGCGGATGGTTCTCGAACGACGGTACCAAGGGTCGACTTTCGGCCACCATCGGTGTGGTGGACGGTGCGTGCAGCTGTGGGCTGATCGGTGTCGCTATGCCACTGTCGTCATTGTTGCTTCCCAATCCCTTCAGGCTGGTAGAAGAGGGTAAACTCATGCCGCTCGCTACACTTCCGGCACTGCCGTGCTCGGGGCTGGCGTTACACTCGTCCAGCTTGTGCAGCCACAGGCTGGCCCGCTGTTGGCGGATCTGGGTAAACGAGTTCTGAAAGTATGGTTGCTTTTTCTTCGTCGGCGTTCCGGGTCCGTCCGGTTCGGTCGCCTCTTCCAGCACGTTCAGTGCCAGCCCCAGATTGCTATTGAACGAGATCGACTTGCCGATCTTGCGATCGACAAAGATCGGCGAGCgtttcttttgctgctgctgctggtgttgctgcagCTGAAGGTCCTGGACCTGCTGCACGATGCGGCACACGTCGCTCGGTAGCACCGCATCCGTCGACTGCTCGATATACCGCACCAGCGTGTGGACGGTGTTTTCCAGCGTTTGGACCTGCGTCTGGAGCGACTGGATCTGGTCCTGCTGCACCAGACGCGTCTTCTCGAGCTGCAGCAGGTTGGACTGTGCGTACTGGAGCTGTGTGTCGAGCTGCTGGTGCTCCTCCTTCAGCCGGTTGTAGCTTTCCTGGTAGTGGTTCTGGCACGTTATCTCCTCCTGCATCACATTATATTCGACCTGGGATACGATCAGCTGACGCGAGAAATCTGACCGGAACACATTCCGAAAAACCTTCTCCATCACGTCGGCATCGATCTTCGGGATGACGGTCTTCAGGTAGCTCATGATGTCCTCGAAGTTGTCGCGCTGCAGCAGCTCCTCCTTGTGCACCTCCAGCAGCGCGATCGCGCACCGGAAGAACACGTCGAACGAGTCGAGAAAGATCAGATCGAACACGCGCACGACAAAGCCGAGCGGAAAGTGTGAGCTAAACACCGTCAGTATCCACGGCGCCGCGTACAGCGTGGGCGAAATGTCGTGCTGATTGAACCACTGGAACAGCTCCGGTATGTGGTCCTTCAGTAGGCGCTCCAGCTGGTAGAGCTGCAGCTGGAATTGCCTCATGTCTGGCAGATATTTGGCACGCAGCTGCCGCCGGAACATGAGATGCTTGAGCAGTTCAAACGCATCGGCTTCTTCGAGCTGAGAGTTGTGTGCAGGAAAGGAAGAAGTGGATTAGAGGGGAGTGATGAGATCGCTCGAACGCTCAACATGAACGGGCAACTCACGTGCAGCAACAGGACAGCACAGATGAAGCCTAGCCCTTGACAGTAGCCCAGCTCCGGATCGAGAATGGAATATGCCTTCAGCAGATTAAACAGCGACAGTTGTCCCACGCCCAGTGCATCCTTGTAATACTTATGATCCGGGAATGTGCGTCCTGCAAGAAGAAGGCAAGAATACATTACAGACGTGGTCCTTCATTCCAGCAACGCCAACGCCAAGGCACCAACCTAAATCGATGAAGATTGCGTGCTGGTGCTCGGTCAGACTCTTCAGCAACACGTGGTACGGTGTGTTAAAGTTCGGGAAGTTGGTCGTATCGATTGGATCCGGATGGTGGAGTCCGTGCTGCTCCGCCAGATACATCCAGATTTCGCCCCGCCGAGACCGTGGCACGCCGTTTCGCATCGCCTGATACAGCACGGCCTGGTTGGTGGGTGTTGCCGTCCCCGCAGCAGTGCCACTGTCCAGCAGTGTATCCCACTGCTCGGCCGAACGCTTGTCGCACACCGTAATCTCGTCGTACTCCAGCTTTACGCGCCGCATCTCGTTCGATTTAATTTCGTTCTGGCGTGCCTGCAGATGGGCGTTCTCCTTTTCCATGCGGCTCAGTATGATGGTTTGCTTGATGCCCACACGCCAAAGCTCGCGCAGCTCTTCCCGGGTACGCTTCTTGGCCGGTGCACCACCGACGGCGCGCAACGGCGACATGTACTCGTCCGGGCCGTTGCGCATGTTCTTCGATGGTGTTACCACGCGGTGTAGCATCGCCTGTCGCCAGGATCCGGCATGGCCCTGATCTCGCGGGCTGTTGCCCACCTTGATGAAGCTGAGATGGAGAAGTAGAAATTAGTGATTGGACCCTTCGCGTTCCTTCAAAAAACACTCTTCACTTACATATCCATCATGGGTGACTTGAGCGGTGGAGCGGTTCCATTGCCCAGGTCTGAGTTTTTGCGTCCCATTCCCGGGCTAGATCCGATCGTAGATGATCGGGCACGCGTAACTGGTTCAAAATTGCCCTCCTTCAGCTCACCGGCCGAGTTGGAGTCCTTCAGACTACCTGCCACATAGTCGTCCCGGCTCGTGCGCCGCTTCAGCAGATGATCGAACGAGCTGGTGAGCGATCGCTTTGCCTTCATGAAGATTCCACTCCCGCCCAGATATTGGTTCAAAAACTCCGTCCGATGCTCGACCGTATCGTGCACGTGGCGCTGCTGCTTCGACTCGCAGTGAGctcgcagcagcatcatcaggaATTGGTTCTGCTCTCCCAGGCTGCTGCCGGCGGCCTCTTCCGCACCGTGATACTTCTCGTTCAACGACCGCTGCTCGTCCTCTGTGAGCGTTGTCTCGATGCGCTTGAATATCGTGCTCTGCGTCTTCTTGTCACTCAGACCCTCGGTGTCGGTGCACAGCTTATGGTACCAGAGCATTGGACAGTGCTCGCAGGAAAATATCTGCGCCGCGGGCTTGTGCTTTTGCGACTGCTCCGAGCAGGCGGTAAAGGCCAGCGAAATCGCCGTCACGATATCGTCCGCCACCTGTTCCGACTGGCACTTGAACACGTACCCGATGTAGCCGTCGTTGTTCACGTCGCGACAGATGATCCCGAAGTGGTCGGCATTCTTCTGCCCATGCACGCAGCTGGCCACGTCGCGGAAAGCTTTGTGCAGCAGCACCTGCTTGCGGTCGGGGCTGATCAGGCGCAGATCGGACTGGCCGATCAGGAACACCATCGTACGGTTCTGCTCGACCACCGGTATGGATCCGATCGAGGCGGACCGATCGCGACGCATCGGTGCACTGGTTGGAGAGTGGGTGGGAGAATTGAGGAAGGTTATTACAATGGGTTAGAGAGAGTGTTCGTTCCCTGACCAAATTGAAGCTAAATTAACATGCTAATGTTTGAAAATGGTGTACGCGATTAGACGGAAAGTCTTGTTGTTTCTTATAcagttaaaccaaaaaaagaagatctAAATTGCGAAAAAGCGTTAGGAACCCTTTTCACTACACAACGAATCTATCCACTAAGCACATTAAGGAATAGCTAAAGACACACAACAACTAAACAGAACAACCAGCAAATAGGAAATGTATGCATCAGTGAAATGATTTAGCAACGCATGAAACAGTTTAGTTTTGTGACGAACATCGTTAACAAATCGAGGTAAATCATAAGAAGACAATGTATGTCCTTCTAACAGAACTGGTAATCGGCAGCACTAGAAGCAGATTTTTACAGCATCCCTTTGCTGGTGGTGGAACCGTACGATCCTCTCCCGCGAGGGTCACATGCAACGAAAGCATCGAAGCGACTCAAACTAATCGAACTCAAACAGCTAATATCCATATTAAACGGATGCAACCAAAGGTTACCGCACTTACTCCTCGTCTTGCGGTGATGCTGACTTGTTTTCTTTATTACTGGCCACGACAC
This is a stretch of genomic DNA from Anopheles merus strain MAF chromosome 2R, AmerM5.1, whole genome shotgun sequence. It encodes these proteins:
- the LOC121588729 gene encoding TBC1 domain family member 1 isoform X4 — translated: MAELMQQMRDPATVGGGSVGSIPQSIVSSSANANDLQKALRNQGIHSTPASNLKLSEQMRYAQHDSSPTLAYHLQQHQQQQHQHYQSYPQQYQNGGPNRLATSKSYSGGLNHSSGGVNGPTGSGGISCSLASLPDISANNSQFFEVLYVGKIKVSHKRVPYTFIDEALPKFKAYDAEKLRQQQEASRKQNLPINAESVSSSTAEAATTQRCNEAENKGTESTPPAAPDDPPEVFQGRRVSHFDIPTKKIENGTVGESNTSGIGKPAEEQAKIGESTTNEQHQQQQQQPQEQPQSATTATVAAPNTERVVASNKENKSASPQDEDAPMRRDRSASIGSIPVVEQNRTMVFLIGQSDLRLISPDRKQVLLHKAFRDVASCVHGQKNADHFGIICRDVNNDGYIGYVFKCQSEQVADDIVTAISLAFTACSEQSQKHKPAAQIFSCEHCPMLWYHKLCTDTEGLSDKKTQSTIFKRIETTLTEDEQRSLNEKYHGAEEAAGSSLGEQNQFLMMLLRAHCESKQQRHVHDTVEHRTEFLNQYLGGSGIFMKAKRSLTSSFDHLLKRRTSRDDYVAGSLKDSNSAGELKEGNFEPVTRARSSTIGSSPGMGRKNSDLGNGTAPPLKSPMMDIFIKVGNSPRDQGHAGSWRQAMLHRVVTPSKNMRNGPDEYMSPLRAVGGAPAKKRTREELRELWRVGIKQTIILSRMEKENAHLQARQNEIKSNEMRRVKLEYDEITVCDKRSAEQWDTLLDSGTAAGTATPTNQAVLYQAMRNGVPRSRRGEIWMYLAEQHGLHHPDPIDTTNFPNFNTPYHVLLKSLTEHQHAIFIDLGRTFPDHKYYKDALGVGQLSLFNLLKAYSILDPELGYCQGLGFICAVLLLHLEEADAFELLKHLMFRRQLRAKYLPDMRQFQLQLYQLERLLKDHIPELFQWFNQHDISPTLYAAPWILTVFSSHFPLGFVVRVFDLIFLDSFDVFFRCAIALLEVHKEELLQRDNFEDIMSYLKTVIPKIDADVMEKVFRNVFRSDFSRQLIVSQVEYNVMQEEITCQNHYQESYNRLKEEHQQLDTQLQYAQSNLLQLEKTRLVQQDQIQSLQTQVQTLENTVHTLVRYIEQSTDAVLPSDVCRIVQQVQDLQLQQHQQQQQKKRSPIFVDRKIGKSISFNSNLGLALNVLEEATEPDGPGTPTKKKQPYFQNSFTQIRQQRASLWLHKLDECNASPEHGSAGSVASGMSLPSSTSLKGLGSNNDDSGIATPISPQLHAPSTTPMVAESRPLVPSFENHPLSSCGDVAVQYNGTTQLKSLKPRSQSRHGSVSLIVSETATEPRPQVATDRS
- the LOC121588729 gene encoding TBC1 domain family member 1 isoform X2, yielding MKTRLTTLTWRGSASVDPRFSAAMLPWSIADIRNHESYVTLSVGVEDGVLAAYNTDFELQFEHKLRYILGYCRVIVKQEKGKKNADFLMPKATSTRPQPITIGNDNVAEIFGPEFGLVYLLKNPHDPLLHIHFYECEKYEQMAELMQQMRDPATVGGGSVGSIPQSIVSSSANANDLQKALRNQGIHSTPASNLKLSEQMRYAQHDSSPTLAYHLQQHQQQQHQHYQSYPQQYQNGGPNRLATSKSYSGGLNHSSGGVNGPTGSGGISCSLASLPDISANNSQFFEVLYVGKIKVSHKRVPYTFIDEALPKFKAYDAEKLRQQQEASRKQNLPINAESVSSSTAEAATTQRCNEAENKGTESTPPAAPDDPPEVFQGRRVSHFDIPTKKIAPMRRDRSASIGSIPVVEQNRTMVFLIGQSDLRLISPDRKQVLLHKAFRDVASCVHGQKNADHFGIICRDVNNDGYIGYVFKCQSEQVADDIVTAISLAFTACSEQSQKHKPAAQIFSCEHCPMLWYHKLCTDTEGLSDKKTQSTIFKRIETTLTEDEQRSLNEKYHGAEEAAGSSLGEQNQFLMMLLRAHCESKQQRHVHDTVEHRTEFLNQYLGGSGIFMKAKRSLTSSFDHLLKRRTSRDDYVAGSLKDSNSAGELKEGNFEPVTRARSSTIGSSPGMGRKNSDLGNGTAPPLKSPMMDIFIKVGNSPRDQGHAGSWRQAMLHRVVTPSKNMRNGPDEYMSPLRAVGGAPAKKRTREELRELWRVGIKQTIILSRMEKENAHLQARQNEIKSNEMRRVKLEYDEITVCDKRSAEQWDTLLDSGTAAGTATPTNQAVLYQAMRNGVPRSRRGEIWMYLAEQHGLHHPDPIDTTNFPNFNTPYHVLLKSLTEHQHAIFIDLGRTFPDHKYYKDALGVGQLSLFNLLKAYSILDPELGYCQGLGFICAVLLLHLEEADAFELLKHLMFRRQLRAKYLPDMRQFQLQLYQLERLLKDHIPELFQWFNQHDISPTLYAAPWILTVFSSHFPLGFVVRVFDLIFLDSFDVFFRCAIALLEVHKEELLQRDNFEDIMSYLKTVIPKIDADVMEKVFRNVFRSDFSRQLIVSQVEYNVMQEEITCQNHYQESYNRLKEEHQQLDTQLQYAQSNLLQLEKTRLVQQDQIQSLQTQVQTLENTVHTLVRYIEQSTDAVLPSDVCRIVQQVQDLQLQQHQQQQQKKRSPIFVDRKIGKSISFNSNLGLALNVLEEATEPDGPGTPTKKKQPYFQNSFTQIRQQRASLWLHKLDECNASPEHGSAGSVASGMSLPSSTSLKGLGSNNDDSGIATPISPQLHAPSTTPMVAESRPLVPSFENHPLSSCGDVAVQYNGTTQLKSLKPRSQSRHGSVSLIVSETATEPRPQVATDRS
- the LOC121588729 gene encoding TBC1 domain family member 1 isoform X3; the encoded protein is MFTLPLYKDNVMVTSWSDASSYRMKKNMAELMQQMRDPATVGGGSVGSIPQSIVSSSANANDLQKALRNQGIHSTPASNLKLSEQMRYAQHDSSPTLAYHLQQHQQQQHQHYQSYPQQYQNGGPNRLATSKSYSGGLNHSSGGVNGPTGSGGISCSLASLPDISANNSQFFEVLYVGKIKVSHKRVPYTFIDEALPKFKAYDAEKLRQQQEASRKQNLPINAESVSSSTAEAATTQRCNEAENKGTESTPPAAPDDPPEVFQGRRVSHFDIPTKKIENGTVGESNTSGIGKPAEEQAKIGESTTNEQHQQQQQQPQEQPQSATTATVAAPNTERVVASNKENKSASPQDEDAPMRRDRSASIGSIPVVEQNRTMVFLIGQSDLRLISPDRKQVLLHKAFRDVASCVHGQKNADHFGIICRDVNNDGYIGYVFKCQSEQVADDIVTAISLAFTACSEQSQKHKPAAQIFSCEHCPMLWYHKLCTDTEGLSDKKTQSTIFKRIETTLTEDEQRSLNEKYHGAEEAAGSSLGEQNQFLMMLLRAHCESKQQRHVHDTVEHRTEFLNQYLGGSGIFMKAKRSLTSSFDHLLKRRTSRDDYVAGSLKDSNSAGELKEGNFEPVTRARSSTIGSSPGMGRKNSDLGNGTAPPLKSPMMDIFIKVGNSPRDQGHAGSWRQAMLHRVVTPSKNMRNGPDEYMSPLRAVGGAPAKKRTREELRELWRVGIKQTIILSRMEKENAHLQARQNEIKSNEMRRVKLEYDEITVCDKRSAEQWDTLLDSGTAAGTATPTNQAVLYQAMRNGVPRSRRGEIWMYLAEQHGLHHPDPIDTTNFPNFNTPYHVLLKSLTEHQHAIFIDLGRTFPDHKYYKDALGVGQLSLFNLLKAYSILDPELGYCQGLGFICAVLLLHLEEADAFELLKHLMFRRQLRAKYLPDMRQFQLQLYQLERLLKDHIPELFQWFNQHDISPTLYAAPWILTVFSSHFPLGFVVRVFDLIFLDSFDVFFRCAIALLEVHKEELLQRDNFEDIMSYLKTVIPKIDADVMEKVFRNVFRSDFSRQLIVSQVEYNVMQEEITCQNHYQESYNRLKEEHQQLDTQLQYAQSNLLQLEKTRLVQQDQIQSLQTQVQTLENTVHTLVRYIEQSTDAVLPSDVCRIVQQVQDLQLQQHQQQQQKKRSPIFVDRKIGKSISFNSNLGLALNVLEEATEPDGPGTPTKKKQPYFQNSFTQIRQQRASLWLHKLDECNASPEHGSAGSVASGMSLPSSTSLKGLGSNNDDSGIATPISPQLHAPSTTPMVAESRPLVPSFENHPLSSCGDVAVQYNGTTQLKSLKPRSQSRHGSVSLIVSETATEPRPQVATDRS
- the LOC121588729 gene encoding TBC1 domain family member 4 isoform X1; translated protein: MKTRLTTLTWRGSASVDPRFSAAMLPWSIADIRNHESYVTLSVGVEDGVLAAYNTDFELQFEHKLRYILGYCRVIVKQEKGKKNADFLMPKATSTRPQPITIGNDNVAEIFGPEFGLVYLLKNPHDPLLHIHFYECEKYEQMAELMQQMRDPATVGGGSVGSIPQSIVSSSANANDLQKALRNQGIHSTPASNLKLSEQMRYAQHDSSPTLAYHLQQHQQQQHQHYQSYPQQYQNGGPNRLATSKSYSGGLNHSSGGVNGPTGSGGISCSLASLPDISANNSQFFEVLYVGKIKVSHKRVPYTFIDEALPKFKAYDAEKLRQQQEASRKQNLPINAESVSSSTAEAATTQRCNEAENKGTESTPPAAPDDPPEVFQGRRVSHFDIPTKKIENGTVGESNTSGIGKPAEEQAKIGESTTNEQHQQQQQQPQEQPQSATTATVAAPNTERVVASNKENKSASPQDEDAPMRRDRSASIGSIPVVEQNRTMVFLIGQSDLRLISPDRKQVLLHKAFRDVASCVHGQKNADHFGIICRDVNNDGYIGYVFKCQSEQVADDIVTAISLAFTACSEQSQKHKPAAQIFSCEHCPMLWYHKLCTDTEGLSDKKTQSTIFKRIETTLTEDEQRSLNEKYHGAEEAAGSSLGEQNQFLMMLLRAHCESKQQRHVHDTVEHRTEFLNQYLGGSGIFMKAKRSLTSSFDHLLKRRTSRDDYVAGSLKDSNSAGELKEGNFEPVTRARSSTIGSSPGMGRKNSDLGNGTAPPLKSPMMDIFIKVGNSPRDQGHAGSWRQAMLHRVVTPSKNMRNGPDEYMSPLRAVGGAPAKKRTREELRELWRVGIKQTIILSRMEKENAHLQARQNEIKSNEMRRVKLEYDEITVCDKRSAEQWDTLLDSGTAAGTATPTNQAVLYQAMRNGVPRSRRGEIWMYLAEQHGLHHPDPIDTTNFPNFNTPYHVLLKSLTEHQHAIFIDLGRTFPDHKYYKDALGVGQLSLFNLLKAYSILDPELGYCQGLGFICAVLLLHLEEADAFELLKHLMFRRQLRAKYLPDMRQFQLQLYQLERLLKDHIPELFQWFNQHDISPTLYAAPWILTVFSSHFPLGFVVRVFDLIFLDSFDVFFRCAIALLEVHKEELLQRDNFEDIMSYLKTVIPKIDADVMEKVFRNVFRSDFSRQLIVSQVEYNVMQEEITCQNHYQESYNRLKEEHQQLDTQLQYAQSNLLQLEKTRLVQQDQIQSLQTQVQTLENTVHTLVRYIEQSTDAVLPSDVCRIVQQVQDLQLQQHQQQQQKKRSPIFVDRKIGKSISFNSNLGLALNVLEEATEPDGPGTPTKKKQPYFQNSFTQIRQQRASLWLHKLDECNASPEHGSAGSVASGMSLPSSTSLKGLGSNNDDSGIATPISPQLHAPSTTPMVAESRPLVPSFENHPLSSCGDVAVQYNGTTQLKSLKPRSQSRHGSVSLIVSETATEPRPQVATDRS